Below is a window of bacterium DNA.
CACCGGAGCGTGATCGTCGTCGATGCTCTGAGGTTCTCGATAGGGGCGCAGGCTGTTCAAGACCTCACCGACTTGGTTGGCTTTCATCCTCCGTGTCTGAGTCTTGATCCAAGCGTCAGGATCCTCGGGCGCACAGGAGGGGGCGGCAGCGGCGAGGTACTTACACAGATGGTAGAAATCGACCAGAAAGGTGCCTTGAGACCCCAAGACACGCTCCACTTGAAGGGCGATCCAAGGCGCGCCATCGGCGACGCAATGGACGGTGGTTTGCTGACCCAGGCCAGCCCGTAGGGCACATCCAAAGAGTCCATCTCCAACCTCATCCGGGAGCCCCAGGGTGGCTGCGAACACCGGCTGAACCTTGCCTTGCTCGTAGGCTAAAGACATACGCCCTTCGTTCCATTCCACTGCGCGACGCCGACGCCCGTCCGTCGGTTCGCCCTCCTGGGGTGGCGGGATCTTCACGATCGGGATCATGGCGCCATCGGTTTGTCCGACCATCGTGGCCACACCCGGCTGCTGCGGCCACACGGCCTCCAGTTCGCCAGGCGCCATCCGCTCACCGTGGCGCAGCGTGATCTGGCGCGCTACGCTCACCGGGATGGTAATGCCGTAGTGCTCCTGCAACTTCTTCGGTGCCTGACCAAACGCCTTGTCCGCACCGAAGTCCACCACCGCGCGCTGCAGCGGCATCGAGTTTCCTCGGTGATGGACCGCCGCTGCCTCACAGAAGGGCCGCATGACGTGCCCTGCGAGCAGAAACAGCTGCTCCTCTATGTAGATCTTTCCGAACGTCGTCCGCCACCAGACGTTTTTTTTCCATGCCCACTCACCGGGTCTTCTCCTTCGCGGGCTTGCTGCTCCTTCTCCTGTGCCTTGCCTGACGCCCAGGCCTGCAACGCGTCGTTGCCCATACGCCGGAGCTCTTCGATCACCCGCTGTTCCGCCGCATCCGCCCTGTCCAAGTCGCCCGCAGCGTCCTCGACAATTCCCAACAGCGCCTCAATCCGCTCTCGAAGATGCGGATGGGCCTCCAGACGCTCCTCCAAACTTCGCTGTCTCGTCATGGGTTTGCTCCTCCTGAACAAGTTCCCACGAACGTCTACTACAGACCGGCAGATCTGTCCAGCCCCCCCGATGACGCCATCCGTCGTGTCCAAACCCATGATGACGGCATTACCGCCCAACTTACGCTCACTCACGTACCAGTTCCAATTGCACCCGTGCCACTGGGGTCGGACCAGGCGCAGGAGGAATTCGTGGTACGGGACCTGTTCTTTCTCGGCCCGGCGCAGCTCCTCGTCGAGGAGCTCTTCGATCTTGCGCAAGTGCAAGCTCTTGAGCAGTTGTTCCAGCTCTTCGGTCATTCGTCGTCTCCTTTCTCAGTGGTTGGCAGGCGGAAATAGACGTCCGCGATGTGGCGCAAGACCATCCGCTCGACGCGATCGAGGTCAAACAGGCCGTAGTGAGCCGCTCGGTCGATGGCGGCGACGAGTGGCTCGCGCGGGTACTCATGCACCATCCTCAGGAGTTGACGCAGGGCCAGGGTCGTTGACTTGCGCCCCTTCTTCTTCAGCTCGGCGACGTAGTCGGCGATCTCGGGGGCCTGCTTCAGCAGCGCTGTCTCCTCGCGGCTGGGATCCTTCTTGCGGCGGGTGCGGTGCCGGCGATGCTCGGGCAGTGTCGTGCGCTTGGCGCAAGGATCGATCACCCGCTGGTGGATCACCTCCGGGGCTCGCCGGGTCTGGATCTCCAGGTGCTCCTGGGTCTCGCGCACCTGGACCTGGCGCCCGATCCAGTCCTCCGGTACCGAGTAACGGTTGGTGTCCAGCGCCACGTAGCCCTCCACGTCGACGGTCCGGTGATGGACCAGGTAGGGCTCGGGGATCCACGCCGGCAGGGGCTGCAAGTGGGTCCGCTCCACGGCGTAGAGCTCCACCGGCTTGGCCTTGAGGTGTCTCTTGTAGGTCGCGTTGCTCTTCTCGCACCAGGTGCGAGCCTGCTGGTTCAGATCCTTCCAGTCGGTGAAGGTCCGGCCCGCCAGGAAGTTGGTCTCGACGTGCCAGAAGAGCCGCTCGACTCTCGCCGAGCGGTTGGCGTGGCCCTTCTCGTGAGCCTTCCAGGTGAAGCCGAAGCGCTGGGCGAAAGCCTCCATCTCCGGCACCGGGATCATCACAGCCCCGGTGCCTTGCTGCACCACCACGTGGGTGTTGTCGATCATCATCACCTGCGCCGCGCCGCCGAAGAAGCGCAGCGCCTCGGTCAAGAAGATCTTGCATTCGAAGCGGCGAAACCTCGGGTAGCACTGCACGAAACGCATCCGCGAGTGACACAAAACTGCCCCCGCGGTCTGGACCTTGCGCCACCGGCCGTCGATCTGGGCGCGATGCGGGGAAGTGTCGTGCTGGATCTCCTGTCCCGGGGAGAAGTGGTAGCGCCCGCTCGGCACTTTCGGCGTCTGGCCGATGCCCTCGTGGCGGCAGAACGCCGTCAGGGCGGGATAGGAGATCTCCACCTTCTCGGCTTGAAGCTCCTCCCACACGCGCACCAGATTGCCGCGGCAGGTGGCGTAGAGCTCGAGGATCTCTTGGCGATGGGACTCGGCCTTCCAAGGCCTCAGGACCTGAGGCGGCTCGGGGCTCTCGGAGCGGATCACTTTCTTCACCGAGGTGCGGGAGATCTTCAGCGTCTTGGCGATTCGGCGCATGCCGAGGCCTTTTCGATGAAGCTCCAGAATCGCGGTTCTCAGGGACTTGCTCAGCATCCGGGGCCTCCTTGTCGAAGGGTGGACTCGGCGCGTCCGACGCGTCGAGCTGGGGATCGGAGAGCTCGAGCTCCTGGGCCCACTGCCCGAGCTCGGTAAGCAGCAACTGCAGACCTCGACCCAGCAGATCGCGCTGGGTCGGGGGGATCTTTGCGGCCAGGCGCCGCCACTGGCGCACGCTGCGGCGCGCCCGGGCGAGCAGCCGATCAAGGTGATGCAGCAAGCTCTCCAGCGGGTGAGGTGGCTGCTCTTGCTCGAGCTCGCGCTGGACCTGCAAATACAGCTGTGGGTCCTCGATCAGGCGCTGGCGAACCGGAGGCGACGCGTCGCGCCAGGCGGCATATAGCGCGGCGATCTCGCGACTCTTGAGCTGGTGCTCGGCGATCGCGTCGCACAGGCGCTCACACGCCTCGCGGTCCACGCGTGCCAGCGGTACCAGCGACTTCATCGCGGCTTGCGCGGCGATCTGTCCCCGGCGGATCCGCTCCTGGACCGACGCCGGGAGCTCTTGCACCATGGCCAGGCGCCGCGAGACCCAGGTCGGGCTGCGGTCGAAGCGCCGGGCCAGTTCCTCCTGACTCCAACCGGCGCTGCGAGAAAGCTCCGCCAGCAGCCACCCTTGCTCCAGCGCCGAATCGCCTGGGGCGTTACGCAGGCTGCGCTCCAAGACCAGCGCCTCGGCTTCGCTCAGATCCCACAGCGTCGCCTGCACCGTGTCCTGTCTCAAACGCTTCAGCGCCCGAAGCCGCTTGTAGCCGTCGACGACTACGTACCGATCCGGCACCTCGCCGTGGCGCACGACGATGATCGGTTGCTGTTGACCGCTGGCCTCCAGCGAGGTCAGCACTCGCCGCTCACGCTGCGGGCTGAGCACCCGCAACGCCTCGTAACGCCGCTCCAGCTGGTGAAACTCAAGCTCCATGGCACCTCCTGCCGCCGCGGGTGGCTGGCTGGAGAGCCGACCGTCACCGCCTGCGGTGCCACAGAGCTTGAACTGAGTTGCCCCCGCAGACTATCTGGTCTTGACGCTCGGTCTCAGAAAAAACGTCATAAGTCTCGAATCATCAACAACTTACGCTCATAACTAGTCTTGACACTCGGTGCACAGAAAAGTGCACCTAACTCACGTAGAATCAGGCACTTGAGCCTCGATCTGGTCTTGACGCTCGATCTGGTCTTGCACGTGCAGCAAGACCACTTTCAGCATCAAGATCAGAAAGTCCGTCGTCGCCACCCCGAGTTCGGCATGCGCGAAGGACCAGGGCAACGCTCCCAGCTCCCGAGGTACCGGAGGCACAGGAGGAGGCCGCACCGTGCTGCTGCCACCCGCCACCGGGCGTCCATTGC
It encodes the following:
- a CDS encoding ISKra4 family transposase; translated protein: MPLQRAVVDFGADKAFGQAPKKLQEHYGITIPVSVARQITLRHGERMAPGELEAVWPQQPGVATMVGQTDGAMIPIVKIPPPQEGEPTDGRRRRAVEWNEGRMSLAYEQGKVQPVFAATLGLPDEVGDGLFGCALRAGLGQQTTVHCVADGAPWIALQVERVLGSQGTFLVDFYHLCKYLAAAAPSCAPEDPDAWIKTQTRRMKANQVGEVLNSLRPYREPQSIDDDHAPV
- a CDS encoding transposase family protein encodes the protein MSYPALTAFCRHEGIGQTPKVPSGRYHFSPGQEIQHDTSPHRAQIDGRWRKVQTAGAVLCHSRMRFVQCYPRFRRFECKIFLTEALRFFGGAAQVMMIDNTHVVVQQGTGAVMIPVPEMEAFAQRFGFTWKAHEKGHANRSARVERLFWHVETNFLAGRTFTDWKDLNQQARTWCEKSNATYKRHLKAKPVELYAVERTHLQPLPAWIPEPYLVHHRTVDVEGYVALDTNRYSVPEDWIGRQVQVRETQEHLEIQTRRAPEVIHQRVIDPCAKRTTLPEHRRHRTRRKKDPSREETALLKQAPEIADYVAELKKKGRKSTTLALRQLLRMVHEYPREPLVAAIDRAAHYGLFDLDRVERMVLRHIADVYFRLPTTEKGDDE